The nucleotide window GCCACCGTTGAAACTCTCACGATTTGGATGTCGGCTGATCACCGTTCACACAGGGCGGGGAAGTTTACTTCGACACTTCTGGGGAGATTACGCCCGACGTTGACACGCCTGATCTACTTCTTTCGAGGACAAAAATAGGGACGATCGGAACACGCTATTCCGCAGCGACCTCTGAGAAGTATTCAGCGACTGCGAGATCGGCGCTCCGTCTGGCCTCTGCGGCAGCGTCCGGGCCGCAGGCGAGTCCCTGAATCGAAAAGAAAGTTACGCTATGCATCCCAATGGTCTTCAGAACAGATCTTAGATATGGAGTCAAGAAGTCAGGTTGACGATCCCGCTCGCCGGTATATCTCCCACCGGAGGAAACTGCGACGTAAACAGGGCGATCCGAGAGAGTTCCGACTTTACCTTCCGAAGTTACGTTAAACGTGCGATTCACGCGAACGATATGGTCTATCCACACTTTCAAACTAGAAGGCACTGTGAAATTGTGCATGGGTGTTCCGATGACCACACATTCCGAGTCCTCCAGTTCCTTGATCAATCGCTCAGATTCTCCGAGAGATCCCACCTCATATGGTGGGCTAGTAACACTCCGAGCCGTTGCGAGGTGGGTCGCATAGTTTGCGTCTATATGGGACACGGGACCCGAACCGAAGTCCCGATCGATCACCGTTGCGGCAGGGCTCCTTTGGATCAGGCGGTTCACTATCGATTGCGAAAGCCTAGCGCTTTCCGAGGCCCCTCCGCGGGGACTGAAGCTGACACGCAGAATTTTCATGAGTTTTCCAATCTCAAAGATTCTCCGAGGTAGATGGCACTAAGAAGCCATCGGCACGTACAACCCCGGTGATGATGTACCGTTGCATGCTCATCCTAAGAGTCCGATGCCATAATAGGAAGAGCCATAAATCGAACCACGGACTAGGCCATGGTACTTCCAGATCCAAACAACTTTTCATCGCTAGACCAAAATTTCGTCGAACCGCTCTACCGACAAATCTATGGCCGGTTTCGACGTGCCATTGCGGACGGCACGCTCGTGCCCGGAGACCGCATTCCTGCAGTCCGGGCTCTGGCCACGGAATTAGGATTGGCTAGAGGAACCATTGAAACGGCATATTCGCTGTTGGCAGCAGAGGGATACATTCTGTCTCGTGGGCAAGCAGGTACCATCGTGGCTCCGGGCCTAGTGGTCCGCAGACCTGTACCGAGCGCGGAGCGGCCATCAAAGGCGGTCGGAAGTAGCTCGAAGCTGCACCCGGAGTCAATCATGCCGTTCCAGATGGGCCTGCCCGCGTTGGATGCATTTCCACGGAAAATCTGGGCTCGACTTGGTGCGCGATGCGTCCGCGCCACCCAGATTCCAGGCATGGTCTATCCCGCTGCGCATGGATTGGAATCATTGCGCACAGCGATCGCCACATATCTTCAAGTGGCGCGCGGGATCTCCTGCTCGCCATCGCAGGTATTCGTGACATCTGGATATCGAAACTCGCTGGAATTGATTGCCCATGCACTTCTTAAGGCAGGTGACCGCGTACTGCTCGAGGATCCCGGTTATCCGCCCACCCGGCAGTTGCTGGAGCATCTGCAAATCGCAATTACCCCGGTTCCTGTAGACCAGGACGGTATGATTGTCGCCCAAGGCTTAAAGGCCACACCACGCGCCCATGCGGCAGTGGTCACACCGGCGCATCAAAGCCCTCTATGCGTATCACTATCGCTACCGCGGCGCCTCGCATTACTGGATTGGGCGGCACAAAACAACGCGTGGATCGTCGAGGATGACTATGATGGGGAGTATAGGTACGTCAGCCGCCCCCTGCCTGCTCTCAAGAGTCTCGATCGCGACGGAAGGGTGCTTTATGCGGGTACCTTTAGCAAGGTGTTGTTTCCCGGGATCAGGCTAGCATATCTTGTAGTGCCAGAAACCGAAGTCGAGAGGTTCGAGCAGGTTTCCCAAATTTTCTCGGGAAACTGTCCTGAACTTACACAAACGATCGTAACGGCCTTTCTGACGGAAGGACACTTTTCTCGTCACATTCAGCGTATGCGAAAACTATATGCTGAGCGCAGGGTCGCCACCGCAAGCGGACTGGAGAAGATCTTGGGACAGCACTTGCGAATTGATCCTCAACTGGGAGGCATGCATTTGATTCTGCGGCTGCGGGGTCAATGGTCGGACCGCGCGCTGGCCGAGCGCATGCGCGCCAACGGAGTGTTTGCACAGGCGCTGACCGATTGGGGTATCTGCGAACCGATAGAGCCCGCCTTGCTCGTTGGCTTTACCAATGTCGATTCTACGAGTACCGCCGAGAAGATCGGGCGGCGCATCCTTGAATTCATTTGAGTGCGATAGCAATCGGAATCGTGACGTTTTCCTATTGCCTATGGTCTACAAATCTGTCTAGATTACGGCTCTGTATTGCGTGGCCAGGATGTTGGATGATGAACATCCTCCAACCAACAACGTATTGATGGATCTGTCATGAGCAATCGTATCGACTACGCAAGAGCAGCACCAGAAGGATATAAGGCATTTGGAGGAGTGCACGCCTACCTGCACGACTGTGGCCTGCAGCACGAGTTGATCGACTTGGTGAATCTGCGGGTCTCGCAGATCAACGGCTGCGCTTATTGCATCGACATGCATTCCCGCGATCTGATAAAACGCGGTGTTACGGTAGAAAAACTGGTGCTGGTTCCGGTGTGGCATGAGGCTGGCGCAGTGTTCAACGCACGCGAACGCGCCGCACTTACGTGGGCAGAGACTGTTACACGAGTCAGTGAAACGGGCGTACCCGACGCGAGCTACAAGGCAATAACCGCAGAGTTCAATGAGAAAGAACTCTCTGACTTGACTTACGCGATCGCGCTGATGAACGCGTTCAATCGCCTTGGCGTTAGTTTTCGCAAAAAACCTGCCGCTGCCGCTAAGGCGTGAGTGCGCGATCACTGACATTGCCGGCCTTGAGCTACGCTACGGCTCATACTGCCACTTGCCACGGACTTGCCGACCGGCCACTCTCGCACTGTCGAACATGGATTGAAAATGATGCACCACTCGAAAAGCGGATTCTTGGTTCTATGGCCTTTACAGCGCGAGAGCTAACCTGCATACCCTATCGATACTTACCACGGACGTGTTATGAAAAAAGAATTGAAGCTCCGGCAAGTTGAAGGCGATACGGAGTTGCTGGCATGTCATGCAGTCATGGTGGAACTGCGCCCGCATCTTCACGATCCCAACGTATTTGCACGGCAAGTGATGCGGCAGCGTGAGCGTGGATATCGCTTACTGGCGGCTTGGGATAAGGACCGACCCGTTGGGCTCGTTGGCTATCGTCTTCAAGAAAACCTGATGTACGGTGAATTCATGTATGTCGACGATTTGGTTGTACTTCAAGATTATCGACGTGATGGCGCGGGGACTCAGCTCCTCTCTGCAGTACGCGCGTACGCCCGAAAATTGGGTTGTCGATACTTCACGCTCGATACCGGCTTGAGTATGGCCTTGGCTCAGCGCTTCTATTATCGACAAGGTCTGCTTGGCCGGGGGATGTGTTTTTCTGAGCCACTGTTTGGCGATGAATCAGCGTCGTAGTGATGTGACGCAACGTCACGTAGCTATCGATCGCATTTTTTGTCTTGCAAACCTGCACTTCCAAAGGTTTTGTCAACTTACCAGGAGTGAAGCGGCCCGACGGCAGGTGTGACGATTGTCAGAAAGCGGTCGACGGATTTTGAGCAAGTTTAGTGAGGTCGCGCCATGCGACGAACCTTGCCCCGTTACGCGAAAAATGACTTGTCGCAGTTGCGTACCTTTGTGGGCCAGACGTTCCACGACAGTTGATCGAGACCGTCTTGAGCACGCTGCGCGGCTTGTGCTTGCCGTCGGTCTGTGGTTTCGAATGCTGAGTGTGCTGGCGTTGCTTGATCGACCCCCTACGCTGTACCAGTCAGGGGCACACGACCGAGTCCGGGCCTTGAACGGGCATTCATTCACGCCGTTTCGCAGTCGTTGCAACGTCACCGCTAACGCTCAGACGTCGTTGTTCAGGCCCAGTGCCAGCGCACTTCAGGCCTGCTTCGACACGGTCAATTACGTCCGATTTGGGGAAGAGGTGTTACGCAGCAGCGTAAGCGCCTCTCGAACGAGATGGGCAAAGACTGCTATTTGATTCCGGTCACCGGATTGTTGGCCGCCGATCAAACACACGTGGGCGAGGCGACCGATAAGGTCTGCATCGACAGACGCTTCGATCCGCGAGCGGCAAACTGAGATGGCGAACGAAAGCCGGGTACTGTCGACTCGGTTCTGGTATTCGGCCACCAGCGGGTCTCGCCGCGCCCACGCCCGAATGGCAATTTCTCGTCCAGGCCGCTTTTCCGCGGAGATCACGAAATAACGCGCAAGCACATCCTCCAAACTGCAGCCTTGCGCAGCGTATGCGAGCATCCGGTCCGTATAGTCCAACTCCCATTGCGCAAGCAGAGCACGGACAAAGTCCTGCCGCCCA belongs to Burkholderia sp. GAS332 and includes:
- a CDS encoding FMN-dependent NADH-azoreductase; translated protein: MKILRVSFSPRGGASESARLSQSIVNRLIQRSPAATVIDRDFGSGPVSHIDANYATHLATARSVTSPPYEVGSLGESERLIKELEDSECVVIGTPMHNFTVPSSLKVWIDHIVRVNRTFNVTSEGKVGTLSDRPVYVAVSSGGRYTGERDRQPDFLTPYLRSVLKTIGMHSVTFFSIQGLACGPDAAAEARRSADLAVAEYFSEVAAE
- a CDS encoding GntR family transcriptional regulator / MocR family aminotransferase (manually curated) — translated: MVLPDPNNFSSLDQNFVEPLYRQIYGRFRRAIADGTLVPGDRIPAVRALATELGLARGTIETAYSLLAAEGYILSRGQAGTIVAPGLVVRRPVPSAERPSKAVGSSSKLHPESIMPFQMGLPALDAFPRKIWARLGARCVRATQIPGMVYPAAHGLESLRTAIATYLQVARGISCSPSQVFVTSGYRNSLELIAHALLKAGDRVLLEDPGYPPTRQLLEHLQIAITPVPVDQDGMIVAQGLKATPRAHAAVVTPAHQSPLCVSLSLPRRLALLDWAAQNNAWIVEDDYDGEYRYVSRPLPALKSLDRDGRVLYAGTFSKVLFPGIRLAYLVVPETEVERFEQVSQIFSGNCPELTQTIVTAFLTEGHFSRHIQRMRKLYAERRVATASGLEKILGQHLRIDPQLGGMHLILRLRGQWSDRALAERMRANGVFAQALTDWGICEPIEPALLVGFTNVDSTSTAEKIGRRILEFI
- a CDS encoding alkylhydroperoxidase AhpD family core domain-containing protein encodes the protein MSNRIDYARAAPEGYKAFGGVHAYLHDCGLQHELIDLVNLRVSQINGCAYCIDMHSRDLIKRGVTVEKLVLVPVWHEAGAVFNARERAALTWAETVTRVSETGVPDASYKAITAEFNEKELSDLTYAIALMNAFNRLGVSFRKKPAAAAKA
- a CDS encoding Acetyltransferase (GNAT) family protein, which encodes MKKELKLRQVEGDTELLACHAVMVELRPHLHDPNVFARQVMRQRERGYRLLAAWDKDRPVGLVGYRLQENLMYGEFMYVDDLVVLQDYRRDGAGTQLLSAVRAYARKLGCRYFTLDTGLSMALAQRFYYRQGLLGRGMCFSEPLFGDESAS
- a CDS encoding transcriptional regulator, TetR family (manually curated) — encoded protein: MLTRDHWIAAGFDALDSDGYSGISAEQLARRLNVTRGSFHHHFRGRQDFVRALLAQWELDYTDRMLAYAAQGCSLEDVLARYFVISAEKRPGREIAIRAWARRDPLVAEYQNRVDSTRLSFAISVCRSRIEASVDADLIGRLAHVCLIGGQQSGDRNQIAVFAHLVREALTLLRNTSSPNRT